One segment of Mycolicibacterium sp. YH-1 DNA contains the following:
- a CDS encoding DoxX family protein: MAVLLALVLGSLAARVVGWLGVDYVDGWPQAIAVGLAVMFAMTGGAHFAPGMRRDMIAIVPPRMPAPALLVSITGVLELLGAAGLLYPPTRVAAAACLFVLMLVMFPANVYAARMPNPPKSMKSRLDVRTAEEVVYLAAAVVVAVGSG; this comes from the coding sequence ATGGCCGTGTTGCTCGCACTGGTCCTCGGAAGCCTCGCGGCTCGCGTCGTCGGATGGCTGGGGGTCGACTACGTCGACGGGTGGCCACAGGCCATCGCCGTCGGCCTCGCCGTGATGTTCGCGATGACCGGCGGCGCGCACTTCGCGCCGGGGATGCGACGCGACATGATCGCCATCGTCCCGCCACGAATGCCGGCACCCGCCTTGTTGGTGAGCATCACCGGCGTGCTCGAACTGCTCGGCGCCGCAGGGTTGCTCTACCCGCCCACACGAGTGGCCGCGGCAGCGTGCCTGTTCGTCCTGATGCTCGTCATGTTCCCCGCCAACGTCTATGCGGCCCGGATGCCCAACCCGCCCAAGTCGATGAAGTCTCGACTAGACGTGAGAACCGCGGAAGAGGTGGTCTATCTCGCCGCCGCCGTGGTGGTCGCCGTCGGCAGTGGCTAG
- a CDS encoding TetR/AcrR family transcriptional regulator: MSKETYHHGDLRAAILAEAAVLVAQRGADGISLRELARAAGVSHAAPAHHFGDRRGLFTALAAEGYRLLAAALAAAAPDFIDAARAYVRFALDHPGHYAVMFDRSLYDDTDHALVEAEAAAADELNRGVGTLGDAKAKADPEGAALAAWSMVHGFALLWLNGAIDTAGDPIDTVERLGAIMFDG; the protein is encoded by the coding sequence GTGAGCAAGGAGACCTACCACCACGGCGATCTGCGGGCCGCCATCCTGGCCGAGGCGGCCGTACTGGTGGCCCAACGCGGAGCGGACGGCATCTCGCTCCGCGAACTCGCCCGCGCGGCCGGTGTCTCGCACGCGGCACCGGCGCACCACTTCGGCGACCGCCGCGGCCTGTTCACCGCGCTGGCCGCCGAGGGCTACCGGCTGCTTGCCGCCGCACTGGCCGCGGCGGCACCGGATTTCATCGACGCCGCCAGGGCCTACGTCCGGTTCGCGCTCGACCACCCCGGCCACTACGCCGTGATGTTCGACAGATCGCTCTATGACGACACCGATCACGCACTCGTCGAGGCGGAGGCCGCCGCGGCGGATGAACTCAATCGCGGTGTCGGCACGCTGGGCGACGCCAAGGCCAAGGCCGACCCCGAGGGTGCCGCGCTCGCCGCGTGGTCGATGGTGCACGGGTTCGCACTGCTGTGGCTCAACGGCGCAATCGACACCGCGGGCGACCCCATCGACACCGTCGAACGACTCGGTGCCATCATGTTCGACGGATGA
- a CDS encoding glutathione peroxidase has protein sequence MSLKEIALTTLDGKPTTLAELSDGATLVVNVASKCGLTPQYTALEKLAKEYGDRGLTVVGVPCNQFMGQEPGTPEEIATFCSTSYGVTFPLLAKVDVNGDDRHPLYAELAKAADAEGESGDVQWNFEKFLLAPGGEVVNRFRPRTEPDAPEVIGAIEAVLPR, from the coding sequence GTGAGCCTCAAAGAGATCGCCCTGACCACGCTCGACGGCAAACCCACCACGTTGGCCGAATTGTCGGACGGCGCAACGCTGGTCGTCAACGTCGCCTCCAAGTGCGGCCTGACCCCGCAGTACACCGCGCTGGAGAAGCTGGCCAAGGAGTACGGCGACCGCGGCCTCACGGTCGTCGGCGTGCCGTGCAACCAGTTCATGGGTCAGGAACCCGGGACGCCCGAGGAGATCGCCACGTTCTGTTCGACGTCCTACGGCGTGACGTTCCCGCTGCTGGCCAAGGTCGACGTCAACGGTGACGACCGGCACCCGCTGTACGCCGAACTCGCCAAGGCCGCCGACGCCGAGGGCGAATCCGGTGACGTGCAGTGGAACTTCGAGAAGTTCCTGCTGGCACCCGGCGGCGAGGTCGTCAACAGGTTCCGGCCGCGCACCGAGCCTGACGCCCCCGAGGTGATCGGCGCCATCGAGGCCGTCCTGCCTCGCTGA
- a CDS encoding DUF2334 domain-containing protein, whose product MAGQLIVSVSGIRDRTLADAVAFRAELERRRVPASLLVAPRLKGGYRLDADPGTVDWLTQRRADGDAVVLHGYDEAATKKRRGEFATLPAHEANLRLMGADRVLEHLGLRTRLFAAPGWTVSQGTVTVLPRNGFRLLVGIGGITDLVRQTTLRARVLGIGGGFRAETWWCRTLVLSADRTARRSGTVRIAVAAGQLAQSGPRQAALDAIDLALMHGCTPAVYRWAPMPAMTDAA is encoded by the coding sequence GTGGCTGGACAGCTGATCGTCTCGGTCTCCGGGATCAGGGACCGCACACTGGCCGACGCCGTGGCGTTCCGCGCCGAACTCGAACGGCGCCGGGTTCCGGCATCGCTGCTCGTGGCGCCGCGGCTCAAGGGTGGCTACCGTCTCGACGCCGATCCGGGCACCGTCGACTGGCTGACACAGCGCCGCGCCGACGGCGACGCCGTCGTGCTGCACGGCTACGACGAAGCGGCGACCAAGAAGCGCCGCGGCGAGTTCGCGACGCTGCCCGCGCACGAGGCGAACCTGCGACTGATGGGCGCCGACCGGGTGCTCGAACATCTCGGGCTGCGCACCCGGCTGTTCGCCGCACCGGGCTGGACTGTCTCACAAGGCACGGTTACCGTGCTGCCCCGCAACGGCTTTCGGCTGCTGGTAGGGATCGGCGGTATCACCGACCTGGTCCGTCAGACGACGCTTCGAGCGCGCGTCCTCGGCATCGGCGGGGGATTCCGCGCCGAGACGTGGTGGTGCCGGACGCTGGTCTTGTCCGCCGACCGAACGGCACGGCGATCCGGGACCGTCCGGATCGCGGTCGCGGCCGGTCAGCTGGCGCAGTCCGGGCCGCGGCAGGCCGCGCTCGACGCCATCGACCTGGCGCTCATGCACGGGTGCACCCCCGCGGTGTATCGGTGGGCGCCCATGCCGGCAATGACGGACGCCGCCTGA
- a CDS encoding FAD-binding dehydrogenase: MADADVIVVGAGLAGLVAACEVVDRGRSVLIVDQENAANLGGQAFWSFGGLFFVDSPEQRRLGIRDSYELALQDWMGTAGFDRAEDHWPRQWANAYVDFAAGEKRSWLRERGLQTFALVGWAERGGYDARGHGNSVPRFHITWGTGPAIVDVFARRLTNNPRVRFAHRHRVDELIVEAGAVTGVRGAVLEPSSAARGVASSRNIQGEFEFRSSAVIVASGGIGGNHDLVRANWPARMGRVPEQLLSGVPAHVDGRMLGISEAAGAHLINGDRMWHYTEGITNYDPIWPDHGIRILPGPSSLWLDATGRRLPAPLYPGFDTLGTLEYIAKTGYDYTWFVLNARIIAKEFGLSGQEQNPDLTGASVRQVLARVKPGAPAPVQRFVDRGVDFVTANSLQELVSKMNAIPDVEPLDYAVVADEVTARDREVVNKYTKDSQITAIRGARNYLADRISRVVAPHRLTDEKAGPLIAVKLHILTRKSLGGMETDLDARVLKADGEVLDGLYAAGEAAGFGGGGVHGYRSLEGTFLGGCVFSGRAAGRAAARDA, translated from the coding sequence ATGGCTGACGCTGACGTGATCGTGGTGGGTGCCGGACTCGCGGGCCTGGTGGCCGCATGTGAAGTGGTCGACCGGGGACGGTCGGTGCTGATCGTCGACCAGGAGAACGCCGCCAACCTCGGTGGTCAGGCCTTCTGGTCGTTCGGTGGACTGTTCTTCGTCGACAGCCCCGAGCAGCGCAGGCTCGGCATCCGCGACAGCTACGAGCTGGCGCTGCAGGACTGGATGGGCACCGCCGGATTCGACCGCGCCGAGGACCACTGGCCGCGGCAGTGGGCCAACGCCTACGTCGACTTCGCGGCGGGCGAGAAGCGCAGCTGGCTGCGCGAGCGCGGTCTGCAGACGTTCGCGCTCGTCGGGTGGGCCGAGCGCGGCGGGTACGACGCCCGAGGGCACGGCAACTCGGTGCCGCGCTTCCACATCACGTGGGGCACCGGGCCGGCGATCGTTGACGTGTTCGCGCGCCGGCTGACCAACAATCCGCGGGTGCGGTTCGCCCACCGGCACCGCGTCGATGAACTCATCGTCGAGGCCGGTGCGGTGACAGGTGTTCGTGGCGCGGTGCTCGAGCCGTCATCGGCCGCGCGCGGTGTGGCGTCATCTCGGAACATCCAGGGCGAGTTCGAGTTCCGGTCCTCCGCGGTGATCGTGGCCAGCGGTGGCATCGGCGGAAACCACGACCTGGTGCGCGCCAACTGGCCCGCCCGCATGGGCCGGGTGCCCGAGCAGTTGCTGTCCGGGGTACCCGCGCACGTCGACGGCAGGATGCTCGGCATCAGCGAGGCCGCGGGCGCACACCTGATCAACGGCGACCGGATGTGGCACTACACCGAGGGCATCACCAACTACGACCCGATCTGGCCCGATCACGGCATTCGCATCCTGCCTGGCCCGTCATCGCTGTGGCTCGACGCGACCGGTCGACGCCTGCCCGCGCCGCTGTACCCGGGGTTCGACACGCTGGGCACGCTGGAGTACATCGCCAAGACGGGCTACGACTACACCTGGTTCGTGCTGAACGCCCGCATCATCGCCAAGGAGTTCGGGCTGTCCGGTCAGGAGCAGAATCCTGACCTGACGGGCGCCAGCGTGCGCCAGGTGCTGGCCCGCGTGAAGCCAGGGGCGCCGGCGCCCGTCCAGCGATTCGTTGATCGTGGCGTCGACTTCGTCACGGCGAATTCGTTGCAGGAGTTGGTGTCCAAGATGAACGCCATCCCCGACGTCGAGCCGCTGGACTACGCCGTGGTGGCCGACGAGGTCACCGCGCGCGACCGTGAGGTGGTCAACAAGTACACCAAGGACAGTCAGATCACCGCGATCCGCGGGGCGCGCAATTACCTGGCCGACCGGATCAGTCGCGTCGTCGCACCGCACCGGCTCACCGATGAGAAGGCGGGCCCGCTGATCGCGGTGAAGCTGCACATTCTGACCCGGAAGTCGTTGGGCGGCATGGAGACCGACCTGGATGCGCGGGTCCTCAAGGCCGACGGTGAGGTGCTCGATGGGTTGTACGCCGCCGGTGAGGCCGCCGGTTTCGGTGGTGGCGGCGTGCACGGCTACCGGTCACTCGAGGGCACGTTCCTGGGGGGCTGTGTGTTCTCCGGTCGTGCCGCGGGCCGCGCCGCCGCGCGCGACGCCTAG
- a CDS encoding MBL fold metallo-hydrolase: MQLTHFGHSCLLATFPDGGGADTTVLFDPGTFSHGFEGITGLSAILITHQHPDHADVSRLPALLDANPQAALYADPMTAAQLGAPWTAVHAGDAFAVGHLAVRGVGGIHAVIHPEIPVIDNISYLVGDGDHPARLMHPGDALFTPGEPVDVLATPAAAPWMKISEAVDYLRAVAPTRAVPIHQGIVEPSARGIYYGRLSEMTDTDFQVLTEENGTSF; encoded by the coding sequence ATGCAGCTGACGCATTTCGGCCACTCCTGCCTGCTGGCGACGTTCCCCGACGGCGGGGGCGCCGACACCACGGTCCTCTTCGACCCGGGCACCTTCTCGCACGGCTTCGAGGGCATCACCGGCCTGTCCGCGATCCTGATCACCCACCAACACCCCGACCACGCCGACGTCTCGCGTCTGCCCGCACTGCTGGACGCGAACCCGCAGGCCGCGCTGTACGCCGACCCGATGACCGCCGCCCAGCTCGGCGCGCCGTGGACGGCTGTGCACGCCGGTGACGCGTTCGCCGTGGGCCACCTCGCCGTCCGCGGCGTCGGCGGCATCCACGCGGTGATCCACCCCGAGATCCCGGTTATCGACAACATCTCCTACCTCGTCGGTGACGGTGATCACCCGGCGCGCCTGATGCACCCGGGCGATGCGCTGTTCACCCCCGGCGAACCCGTCGACGTGCTGGCCACCCCGGCGGCGGCACCGTGGATGAAGATCTCCGAGGCCGTCGACTACCTGCGGGCCGTCGCTCCGACGCGCGCCGTGCCGATCCACCAGGGCATCGTCGAACCGAGTGCGCGGGGCATCTACTACGGCCGGCTCTCGGAGATGACCGACACCGACTTCCAGGTCCTCACCGAGGAGAACGGCACGTCGTTCTAG
- the purS gene encoding phosphoribosylformylglycinamidine synthase subunit PurS: protein MARVVVHVMPKAEILDPQGQAIVGALGRLGHAGVSDVRQGKRFELEVDDSVSDDALAEIAESLLANTVIEDWVITRDDQ, encoded by the coding sequence GTGGCCCGGGTCGTAGTGCACGTCATGCCGAAGGCTGAGATCCTCGATCCGCAAGGTCAGGCGATCGTCGGTGCCCTTGGCCGCCTCGGCCATGCCGGAGTGTCGGATGTTCGGCAAGGCAAGCGGTTCGAACTCGAGGTCGACGACAGCGTCAGCGATGACGCGCTCGCCGAGATCGCCGAGTCGCTGCTGGCCAACACCGTCATCGAGGACTGGGTCATCACCAGGGACGATCAGTGA
- the purQ gene encoding phosphoribosylformylglycinamidine synthase subunit PurQ, producing MTTRVGVITFPGTLDDVDAARAARAVGAESVNLWHADADLKGVDAVIVPGGFSYGDYLRCGAIAKFAPVMGEVVAAAAKGMPVLGICNGFQVLCEAGLLPGALTRNAGLHFICRDVWLQVTSTSTAWTTRYEQDADLLIPLKSGEGRYVASESVLDELEGEGRVVFRYRENLNGSMRGIAGISSANGRVVGLMPHPEHATEALTGPSDDGLGMFFSALDAVLAA from the coding sequence GTGACCACGCGCGTCGGGGTGATCACGTTCCCCGGGACGCTCGATGACGTCGACGCGGCCCGCGCCGCGCGTGCCGTGGGCGCCGAGTCGGTGAACCTCTGGCACGCCGACGCCGATCTCAAGGGTGTCGACGCCGTCATCGTCCCGGGTGGGTTCTCCTACGGCGACTATCTGCGCTGCGGTGCCATCGCGAAATTCGCGCCCGTGATGGGCGAGGTCGTCGCCGCGGCCGCCAAGGGTATGCCGGTGCTGGGGATCTGCAACGGTTTCCAGGTGCTGTGTGAGGCGGGCCTGCTGCCCGGCGCCCTGACCCGCAACGCCGGACTGCACTTCATCTGCCGCGACGTCTGGCTGCAGGTCACGTCGACCTCGACGGCGTGGACCACGCGCTACGAGCAGGACGCCGACCTGCTGATCCCGCTGAAGTCAGGGGAGGGCCGTTACGTCGCCTCCGAGTCGGTGCTCGACGAACTCGAGGGCGAGGGCCGTGTGGTCTTCCGTTACCGCGAGAACCTCAACGGCTCGATGCGCGGTATCGCCGGCATCAGCTCGGCCAACGGCCGCGTCGTCGGCCTGATGCCGCATCCCGAGCACGCCACCGAGGCGCTGACCGGGCCGTCCGATGACGGGCTCGGCATGTTCTTCTCGGCGCTCGACGCCGTCCTCGCCGCCTAG